The segment GGAGAATACCATTCTGTGACCACTAACAGACACAGACGGTTTTCACTGACCTGTTTatgtttcagctgttttcctttgatttaCTAGTATATCCAAAGAGGGTTCAGTTTCTACAGTTCAAAAAGTTTGAATGTTGTAGTAAGTCATACAGTTTGCTTTATCCACTTTATCCTTCACAGCTTTACCATGAACACCTACCTCTTTGTGTATGACTTAATGCAATTCTGTGGACATTCCTGGATATTTACAAATATGATCATCAGGTTCATGACATTTGGAAAAGGTAGGATTCCTTCTATATTCTCCTTAAACATCTTAAGAGGCAATGACACACAGACACATCAAATAGATGAAGTAAGGATTTAGGTGTATGTTCAATATAAGGGGCTGTATTTTCAACTagaaaaacactgtttcttccatgaaacaggatgaaaaaaattactagtaCCTACATTCTGCCTGTGTAACATCAGGaatgaagcttttattttgctaatgAGCTTTAATATTCAGCAGCATGCTAGTAATGTTTGACTTAGACGTAGACCCAAATGTGACTAGGTCCAGTCATTACAGTGAACACTAATCTTATTGGCCACTAAAAGAGAATATATTTGTGGTTATTGCACATGACTATCTCCAAAAACATTACATGTTACTCTTTCTGTTGCCTGGGTTTATAacacaaaaatagaaaactagTGACTGGaaatttagaattatttatAATGGTGGAGAGCTGTAGGTAGATAAAATAGCTGCTTTGTGGTCTACTTGTTTTAGGAAGTGCCATGGGTACAGATACAGGCAGGAAATCAACCTCTTCTCATGTTTAGGTATTCCTCATACATTTCCTCAGCGTTTCCTCATATTTACAAATATCCTAAAGTGATATCTCTAAACCAACATATTCTGCGTGTTGGTCCCTGATGCATCAAGCATAGCGGATCCCATTCTTTTCCCAGCTTCCCGCCCCTGTGCCAGAGCCATACACACAGAGTGGactgcctcctccctgcctcgAAGCTTTGCTTCTCCTACCCAAAATTTTGGTGCAGCATGAACTTTATTTCTTGTCATCTCCAGTGGTGACAGGGCAAGAGCAAACCCAGTAGTTGGTCCAGACTTTTACTCTATAACCACCtcttaattttcctctttgctttgcCTGTAGATTCATTGGCCGACACATTTTACTCCATAGGGCTTGTAATGCGCCTTTGCCAGTTGTTATCTATATTGGAGATCCTACACATCCTCACTGGCATTGATAAAAGCCGCCTCTTCCCCAGGTTTTTGCAGGTAAGTCCATTTCTCAACACCCTCCTTCCAGGACCGACAAATTTCAGACACGGCTGTCCCTGGGGACAAGCCCAGGTTGAACTATCCTGAATGGTCCACCTGCACCCTTCCTCAGGCAACCTGGCCCACTAATGGTCTGCTAACTGCAGGTCTTCAGCCCTCAGAGCCGGGCTGGGAAAGAGCCGCtctcaacttttttctttttgagtcaAACTAAGCAGTGAGTGCCCCATgcccagcccacaacagcagGGACCTGGAAGATGTCCAGAGGAGTGGACATCTGCAGAAACGTGGCAGCCCCCATTTCTAGGGTGCCATAGGCAGCTGAGGATACCACCTCCACAGCCAACTTGTTTACAGCCAGAAGACAACATTTTAGAGCCTATGTTTCAGTAGCTAATTATTTTCCATGCCATTTCCTCACTGACAAGTGTATATTTATTTTGGAGACAAGCATAAGACAAGATTTTGTGGGTTACCAAAGGGATGGCAATGAGAAATCCACCAGCACATCAAACCTCCTGAAACAGGGTTTGCTGGCAGACATGAcatgtggaaggaaaaaaattaagaaagagaaattgaGGGACTGAAGAATTATTAATgctgggaggggaaagaaaggagaattgTCATATTTTTGCTGTAAGGGTCCCCGCCCTCTCAAACCCAGACGTGGACAAACTGTGGCAACATCCAGAGGTTCTGACACTCTTAGAGGGTTTACAGGGCGTATGTTCAGCTGTAGGCAGAAAATCAGCCACAAGATCAAGCGCTATAGCAGAAAACAAGATAATTCtctgatatttttcttaatacactcttgttttctgttggaaGTAAATCTCAGGTTTTGGTATTAATGCattggaaaaagtaaaaattttgaCTTGAGTTTATCTTCAAACCTTTCCAATCTTTATTATTTGAATAATGGTGAAACTGGCATTGCTCTCAGCAGTCAGAAGGTAGAAGACTAAGAGTAGTTAGTTATGTTTTTAGTTTTCTGGATAGCCCATTTTTGTCAAATGACATTGCATGTGTTGAAAATGTTCCTCTTTTTCAACCTTCATTAGAAATTGACTAATACAGATCTCTGTTCTTATGCTGCCAAGTATGGTAGCAAATGAATCAAAATGCAATTAACTGTTTTTCCCTGCCTAAATCTACATGTTTTTATACTAAtctgggggggcaggggggaagtcTTCTATCCAACATGTCATGTAACAAATCTCACATCATCTCTTGGAGAGAAGAGCAGCCTGCTAATGCTAAGAGTCATTAAAGCAAGGCTTGTCCTGGCAGAGTTTACACATTCCCCAGCCCTGACATCGTCTGTTCCCTTCCTACCCAGGCGTACAGAAGCAGAGATCAGGAAGCCTGCACAAACACTGCTCCATGCTGCCACAAAAGACACTAGATATGAAATGGATATTCTAAGCAAGAAAACTGTGGCTTTTCTTGGGCAGTGCAATTACTGCAGTGCTCTCCAGGCAGCGTGAGAAGGTGGGTCAGGGAAGGATAAGGCACTGTGACTCCAAATGTTTGCCTCACAAGAAAGATAGCTTTGGATCCTTACTTGGTTCTGTCCCCAAGTGTTCTCTCACTGCAAACACAACTCTCTTGCCTTGATGTTATCAGTAGACTCATGCTGTGCAAACAAGATGTACAAGCTTTTTGGTGTTTTCACTTGGGTTGCCCTGCTTTTATTGTGAGAGTGCAGGTTAAGCAGTTGTGTGCCAACAGTACTCCCATGTGCCTTGCCACACTTTGATCCCtgccttttaggaaaaaaaaccccaaaaacaaaacaaaacccacatgtATTTTCCACAATGAACTGGGGAAAAGACGGTCAGGGATGCTCATCTTACTGCAGCCTACTGGACTACTGCACAGTCAGGGCACTGCAAGGATTGCACAGTGGCTGCCCTGTTCTGCGTTCCCACCCCCTGTTCTGACTATAAGCTTAAAACGTAACCTGAGGTGCATCCCTGAGGCCATGCACATGCATACCCACTGTGAGGTTCATCTCAGGTGACCTCCAGGGTGAGAGAACAGGTGGCTCTCACCTTGAATAAAACAAGCTGTGAAAGCACCCCTGTGTTGGCTGGTTGTTGTGTAGGCAATTAGAGCAGAGACAAGATTTAAGCAGAGCTTGAATGCAGGATTTCTGACTAACATCTCATTTATCATGGTTTAGTAGCATTTACAAGGAACACTTTGAGATACACATTACAGTATAGTGGAACAACAAACTCAGAGGTGTTTTCTGGAAAACCCCATTCAGAATGGCTCCACTAAGGGACAAAGTCTCAGTCTACCAGGCACCTGAGAAGGGTTGGGTGGCCAAGGCCAAGTCACGGGATGAAAGAAAGATGAGTCCTGTGTGATGGATGCTTTGGAGGAAGGGAAGACAAGGAAGGTCACAAAGTTGATGCAAAGGATTGTCTGTCAGGGTATTTGCAGCTTCAGTGATTGAGAGGACAGGAGAACATGTCACATTTCATTGCAGCTGCCAGAACAGAGGATAATGACATTTAAGTTGTATGGCCAGGGAGTAAAGGCTGACGGGACTGGTACTTTAGCAAGAGAGAGAGTAGGGAAGATGTAAGAAAGACTGGCATTTTTGCGAACACATGACCAGTTCTTCATCCTGTGCAAACAGGATTGGATTTACCGGAATAGCAGCAATGTACCATGACTTTGTGATAaaactattaatttttaatttaatctaaaTATTAAGTAGcacttttcttacttttttttttaaaacagccaCTAAATAGAGGAGCTATGTAACGGTTTCAGGTATCAAGTATGATACTGCACAGTCACGgttattaaaaaatggaagtgaatgtgctgcctgctcctgccctaACCTCAGTCAGTCTAATTTGGTCTGTTTCACTTACTTGCTTCAAATGCCCAGGCTGCCTTGCGGAATTTTATGCCATTCTACAGAACCTGCTGTGTCCTGTGAGAGCCCCCGtgctgggagaggaaggaaattccagtttgattttaatacaaagaacaagaaggaatgaaaaatgaaacctcTGTGTTTATCTTTTGTGAGGTGTCAGCCTATACTTCCTTTTTATGAACATGAAAACACGGGGCttctagttttgcttttaagcaAGACAGCAGCAACAGAGAATACCGTATTTTCATTCATGGAAGGACAGATGAtccatagaagaaaaaagatgtggctgagcagcagcacatccTTTTTATCTATCTGggtatatatgtatgtgtgtatacatacatgtatatgtacgcatacatgtgtgtgtgtgtatatatatatatacagaccCCTATATGTGTTAGGGGCACAATATATCAATGGACATTTACCGGTATCTGTTCTTCAAGTAACACCCTGCCTGGCCACTTGCTGAGAAGGTCCCCAGCCTCTGACTAACCCCTGCACCTACCTTCGATTTGTGTGGATTACCTGAAGGTGAGAGTGCTGCGGAAGGAAAGAGCACAATGTCTTGGGGAATAAAGGCGAACAGGCAGGCAACCTCCTGGTTCACACAGAGAAGAGGTAGGATGACACTGTCTGTTCCCACGAGGACACCACAATTGCCCTGAGCAGCCAGGCTTGTGTCCTGCCCTGAAGACGTTCTCCAGGGCAAGGCCACAGGCACTTTTCAGTCTTGGCCTCTGACGGCTGCATTGTGCATCCCGTTGCTTGCTGGCTGAGACTGCAGCCTAAGAGGAAAAGATGACCTACAGGGGACCTGCTCTGTGTCGGTCTGGTTCCTTGCTCCTGCAGGTGATTAACCTACTTCACACAGTCTGATTACTGACTTCCAACACCTGCAATTAGTGAGGCTGAGCATCTCTGGTGCTCTCCTGATGAAGAAGATCCACTGAGCCCCAGCTGGGTGATACTCACTGCATCTTATGCATCTGCCTGCGCCCTGCAGAGCAACAGAAACCCACTCTTCCGCTCCCAGACCATGAGGCTGAGTTGTGGGTCTCTAGCCACTCCATCTCATCGGCCAGTGCTCATCCTTTTGAAGTTGGGGATGGCAGCTACCTGCCTACTGCTTATCCTTCTCTCTCACTGAAATGGAATCAGCTCCTGAACACTTGACCCATGATTTTTTCTGGCACTTTTCCACCAGCTGCCTCTTGAAGATGAAGTGACTGTTTGGAAAATACGCCAGCCCTCACCTCTGAAAACATGTCCATCTTTTCATTATCATGCTAAAGCTTTGGTCTACAGGTGAGACAATTGCCTGTAGCATTCCCTGAAATCCCTCTCCTATTAACAATATTGCAGAACTCTCTCCCCACATCCCAGTCTGATTTCAGGGTTGGTAACAAAATGCCCACACCACCAATGCTGCACTCCTTTACCACCCTtcaacaaaacaattttaacacaggttctattttatttattctctcCAGCACACAATCCCTTTCAATGTTCACATTGCTTCTACCTTTGTTTTGATTTCCCTCTTGTGATGGTTATCCCACCATGCTTCTCCTATCTCTGTTCTATCTGGTTTCAGATCCTGCATCAGTACTTCCAATTCCCCCATCTTCTTGGCAGGTTCCTCAGCATCACCATACCAACACAGGACTTAGTACAGCTCACTCTCTGTTTTGTGGCCCATCTATAGAGAAGTCTGTCAACATCTGACCTTCGTAGAAATCAATCCCTCAGTTAGGGACCAATGGGATCAGCAGCACAAGATTACAGtcagggcagggtgagaagtgacgaaaccatttttatttgttgtggCCCCTCAGTGCTTTTAAAGATGAGGAACCAGAAACTTAGGGGATGGACATGCTGTctttctgtatgaaaaattgCTCTCATGTAATTTTGCTGAACAGTGAACTGGTGGCTGCTTTATCTGACAGATGTGGTTtgaaaaaaaaggtctgtagCCACAATGTTCCATGCAAGAACTCATAAACATTATGTGGCAAAACTACTGCACAAACCTGCTGAGAGGCAAGTTCTTATCTGtttaaagcagaagtaaaaggaagggggaaacaAGTGAAGAAGTGTGCATTTGTAAAACCCACCATGGTAACCTATTTTCACTTCATGACTTTTCACTGATTTGACATCTTTGTAAAACATCATAAAAGCATTAAACCTATAGTACCTTATGGAAGAGATGGCAGTGgatataaaaaaaccaataaagCTATACTGATTCATACCAACTGAATACATGCACATTTTCTCCTtcaagacttttaaaataagagtATAAATCAGAGTAAACCAGTATCATTCCGGGAAGAGTTTCACAAGCAACTGTTGGCAATACTGGGCAAGGCATGGATACTGATAGGAAACTTGTCCAAGAAAGCTGCAAAGACacacttgtttttaatttcatgagCTTTAATATTgccaaagtattttttgaaGGGAGACACTGCCTGTTTGATCCACTTTGATATCTTTTAATTTGTGAAGGCATACCTTGTGTGTTGGATAAGGATCAACCACTAGAAATATGTTATGACATAAATATTACGGCAATAATTCACATTCACTACAAGCTCAAAGCCACTTCTCCTAGAcaggaaaaaggacagaaaaatatgaaatcctgctttttctcGTCGTTTCTGCAAATCGTACAGGACAGAGATCCCCTGGGATGCAGATCTTTGAGCTATGGAATGTGGAGCTGCAACTATGAGATTAGTACTGCCCATTACACCACCCACCCAAGGGCCCTCTGTATCCCCCCACATGCAGCCTACAAGGAAGGAAGCTTAGTCCTGCCAGCCCTCCAGGCACCAGGCCACAGCGGGAGACGTCCTTGCTCCCATGATCTCAGCCAGCTCATTCACTGGTTTCCTGGGATACAAACCCAAGTTGTCCCTGTTGGCAAGCAAATCTCCACCCTTACCATAGCAGATCTGTGATGCTGCAACCAAGTTTCCAGTTTCCCAAGCTGGAGGCAAATGAGGTCTTGAACAGAAGCTGCGCAAGAAGCAAAAAGTTCACTGTAGCATTTGTGTAAAGCAAACTGAATTCACCTGTGGCCTCGTATTTTgccaaaatggcacagaaatGAGAGCTATAGAAGGTACTACCTGAATtcactattctttttttcttttcagatcaCCGAGAGaataattgttttgtttgtcGTGATTAACAGTCAGGAAGAAGTTCAAGGGAAATAcattgtgtgtgttttatttttcctttggaataTCCTAGATGTGGTCAGGTAAGGACTCAATAGTGAAAACATGAATGGAAAATGGGTCGTTCTTGGGAGCAGAACCCCACTCCCCTTGTGCTGCAGGCTcaatacattattttgaaattggTAGAAAAACGTATTatccattttaaataaaaccttgGACCTTGTAAGctactgtcatggtttaacccctgCCAGCAACTAAGTATCACACAGCCATTTACTCACTCCCTTgccacccccctacccccccccccccccaagggaCAGGGAGGACAATTGGGAAAAAGGAagtcatgggttgagataagaacaatgtaataattgaaacaaaatagAATATAGTAAcaaattgtaatgaaaaggagagagagggagagaagaataaaacccaaaggtGAAAAATACAAGTGACACACAACACAACcgctcaccacccgctgaccgatgcccagccagtcccccagcagcgatTGGCAGCCCTAGGCCAACTCCCCCCACTTGATGTACTGACTGTGACGTTCTATGGCACGGAATgcccctttggctagttggggtcagctgtcctggctgtgtcccccccggcttcttgtgcacctgctcacgGGCAGAGCGTGGGAGACTGGAATGTCGCTGACTTAGAATAAGCAGTAGtgagcaacaactaaaacatcagtgtgttagcaaattctcatactaaatccaaaatacagctctgtaccagctaccaagaagaaaattaactctatcccagccaaagccaggACAGCTACTTACTGATTTTTACAAAAACCCACATAGTTGAGAGGCAAAGTGACTTACAGTAAGGCAGCACCAGCAGAAATTCTTACTGAGACAGAAATTCTGGGTTAACTGCACTGTGCTTTCCAAAAAGCCAAAAGATCCTGCTGAAGAGACTGAGAATTCTGATGTATCACACCACAGGGACAACCCATGTGAGGCAAAATGGATAGGAATACAACTCGGGATTTTTATCTCAAAAATTTTCCATGCTGGAAGGTTACCAGTATCTCCCTGTGGTAAAAGTGTAACGGTGAAAATTCCACATTACTGACTTTTGCATTGATATCTAAGTCAGTAACATTTCTCAAATGTAACTGAAATCTCTATGGACCTCATTTTGTAAACTTAGAGCAGGGAAGACATATGGAATCAAGAAGCATTTTAACAAGGCATAGCCCTCATGACAAGCTCTGTATGGGagcaaaaatgtttcctttataatttttctttctgctaaaatagctttctgctattttaaattaatttctttgggGACTGACTGGGAAATATGGATTTAGGCAGAAAGGAAATGTATGCTATAAGAGACCTGGAAAAGTAAATGTCAGGTAGGATTGATAAAGATTTTAAGTCAGCTTCAGAGTATTCGTACTACATGTGTTAATAAACTGCtacttgttttaattatttgcacTGTTGCTCCAtcccatttctttttgaagtttgTAAAGCTAAAACAGTAGAACCTCATCTCAAATGAAAGGGTTCTGTGCCACTGGAGAAAGGCCAAAATTGTTAACAATATTGGCTGTTAAGTCCTGTCAGTGCTTAATAGTCCTATTTTCTATCGTTGCTAAAGAACACAGTCCAGCATTGTATCAGTAACAGCAGCTGTTAATAGGTAAGATACTGTGGTCTATAGCAGCAAACGACCAAATTCAAATAATAATGTGTAACACAACTCATACAGATTTACAATTCTTACCTGGTATCTGTGCCACGTCCTAGCACCTCAAAGAAGCAGCCACACCTCTAAGTGTACAGGAATCTATCCCATTCCTTAGCCGACTGCTCTTGAAGTATTACAAGTTCTTCCACATAGTTCTTCAGGGATATAAATATCCTGTGCACTATGGCTAATGATATACTGACAGCAAATTCTGCAAGGTTTTCTGCAACTGATCTTTCTTGCTTACACCATAAACAACCCAAGAAGGTATACAAAGAAGGAGTAGCTATTTCCTTTTTGTACTGGGTTGAGATTATGCCTTAAGAgcaatactaataaaaaaatggagACAATCCTGAGGTTGCAGAGGGTGAACTTGAGAGAAGATGGTACATTTATAGCCTATCAAGACTCTTCTACAGTCCAGGTATGATGCAATATTAATCAAATGAGTTAATAAGAAGGGaatacagaaaatctgtttAATGCTGGTCCCACCTGTCAGAAACAGTTCTGGGTAACATTGGCTTAAAAATCCTTATTTTCGTATCTCCAGCAAGACCACAGGGCAAAAAGCCTTTCAGCTGACCAAAAATGCGATCAGACCTGTTTCTCCACTGTCTGGAAAGCTGCCGTACCACTTTTAGGTCAAACTAGGTAGGATTAGCTCACCTTTGGAGACTGAAGTTGTAGGCATTCTGGTCTCCCAGCGAGCAACAGTAACAGCCACAGCAAGAATAAAACACTGCAGTACACTGGAatgcaactgcttttttttgcaTCTACTACCCATTCTGAGGTCCAGGGGAGGGGCAGCCATATTACAGAAGGTTAAGTACCTGCGATTACCTTGCTGTTTAGCCTCCTCAAGCAGTGGTTTAGCTAGTACAGCTGtcataaatcagtattttctcaGTCCCAAAAAAGTCACATTCTGCCTGCCCCCCTCAGTTGTAGCATCCCTATCTGAAATCCATTTTCTGATGGCCCGATATGAAATCCTGCTGGTTTCTGATAGAGTCTTCTGGCTAGAGGGCTGTATTTCTGCCTGCCTGTTCTAGGGTAGCACCACAGACAGCCCTTCCGAAACAATGAACCATCTACTTTCAGACATCAATTACAGCCTGAACAGAACGGTTGCAGTATTGCACTGAAATTTTCTCAAGACAGGCAGCTCCAAGCTCTTCTGCTATTCCCTTGGATTTTCCAGCAATTTCTCTTGAAAGACAAAAGCTCAGTCCCTCTGCTGTTCCTCTTGCTGCAGGTACACTTACGACATGTTAGCAAGGATGGGAATATACTACCTACCACTGACATGGCTCAACTTCTCACTGTGCATCCCGCTCTATCCCCTTTCAGTTCTGGCTAAAGGTAAGGAGATGGGAAAGGTACCAATGAATTGTTTCCTTAACCTTCTTCAGCAAAATCTGTTCGGTTCAATTGTCAACTATGTTTAaggtatttctttctgtgttccCAAAGTAGTCATAAATGTTTATGTACTCTCATATTACCCTGCACGTCAcctaccttttccttttccatacTTTTTTCCTGAACCAGAGCtctcttggttttttgtttggggttttttttggtttggttttttttggggggggtgttggtgtttgttttggtgggggtttttttttgtttggttttggttttttttttaactgtataggaaaatgttcatttttctggGTAAAGCAGGAAAATACCCCCACAGAAGACACACGGATTCACCCATTCCAGAATGACCACATTAGACATGAAGTCCCAAAGGTACCTTCACTCCCACTGAGGCCATACTTAGCAGCTCATCATATTACACCAGGAAACGTGCCCACCAAGACTGTATTGAAAGCAGTGACAGAACTTATTATTGAATAGGAAACTCCAGCTAATTCTAGTATTAAGAGCAATTAGCACCTCATACCTACAAAACTGAACTCAAGTAGAAAACATGTGCATATGCATACAAATGACATGTTAAATTCAGCATATAATATACCTATCTGTGTCTTTAAGCTGACTTTTACATGAAGCTTTTTGATGATCTTCCATCTCCTTTTGATTAAAGATTTACCATGTTATTTTACAGCATTTGCAATCTGTGTATCACTGCCTTATTTTGAATCTTTTGGCACATACTCCATCAAGCTACCATTTCCATTCACCTTCTCAATCTACTTCCCCTATGTTCTGAAAATGTACCTGCTAGTGCTCTTTGTAGGTAAGTATCTCATATTCCAGAAAGCTGGGTCTCAACACAACTGGGATGCCTATggcaacaaaaaacccaaatcagtGTAGCTGAAATCATCACCAGCTGTTTCAGTTTCCTATGTCTTCCAAATACATATAATTGAATTTGCAAGAGACAATGTGTGAGgcataaaattacaaaataaaaatacaaaaaaattgcttcagtGATCCTGGTCTTACAGCTTCTTACTGAAgtttgccttatttttttttctaaaaatatcaaCTCCCATTTGATCATACTCTCATGCTGTGCAACCCCTCCTGACTCATCCTCCTAACTGGTATGACAAGCTGT is part of the Falco biarmicus isolate bFalBia1 chromosome Z, bFalBia1.pri, whole genome shotgun sequence genome and harbors:
- the HACD4 gene encoding very-long-chain (3R)-3-hydroxyacyl-CoA dehydratase 4 isoform X4, whose translation is MNTYLFVYDLMQFCGHSWIFTNMIIRFMTFGKGLVMRLCQLLSILEILHILTGIDKSRLFPRFLQITERIIVLFVVINSQEEVQGKYIVCVLFFLWNILDVVRYTYDMLARMGIYYLPLTWLNFSLCIPLYPLSVLAKAFAICVSLPYFESFGTYSIKLPFPFTFSIYFPYVLKMYLLVLFVGMCFIIQNLFSERKVHLGTGNIKKKRN
- the HACD4 gene encoding very-long-chain (3R)-3-hydroxyacyl-CoA dehydratase 4 isoform X2 produces the protein MKTHFDIRAVPSHSGEHHQMRQLYCSQHWGWDQFSSFTMNTYLFVYDLMQFCGHSWIFTNMIIRFMTFGKDSLADTFYSIGLVMRLCQLLSILEILHILTGIDKSRLFPRFLQITERIIVLFVVINSQEEVQGKYIVCVLFFLWNILDVVRYTYDMLARMGIYYLPLTWLNFSLCIPLYPLSVLAKAFAICVSLPYFESFGTYSIKLPFPFTFSIYFPYVLKMYLLVLFVVLQTEVGIRNDIRETEVLPPWTYA
- the HACD4 gene encoding very-long-chain (3R)-3-hydroxyacyl-CoA dehydratase 4 isoform X6, with product MKTHFDIRAVPSHSGEHHQMRQLYCSQHWGWDQFSSFTMNTYLFVYDLMQFCGHSWIFTNMIIRFMTFGKDSLADTFYSIGLVMRLCQLLSILEILHILTGIDKSRLFPRFLQITERIIVLFVVINSQEEVQGKYIVCVLFFLWNILDVVRYTYDMLARMGIYYLPLTWLNFSLCIPLYPLSVLAKGKYPHRRHTDSPIPE
- the HACD4 gene encoding very-long-chain (3R)-3-hydroxyacyl-CoA dehydratase 4 isoform X1, whose product is MKTHFDIRAVPSHSGEHHQMRQLYCSQHWGWDQFSSFTMNTYLFVYDLMQFCGHSWIFTNMIIRFMTFGKDSLADTFYSIGLVMRLCQLLSILEILHILTGIDKSRLFPRFLQITERIIVLFVVINSQEEVQGKYIVCVLFFLWNILDVVRYTYDMLARMGIYYLPLTWLNFSLCIPLYPLSVLAKAFAICVSLPYFESFGTYSIKLPFPFTFSIYFPYVLKMYLLVLFVGMCFIIQNLFSERKVHLGTGNIKKKRN
- the HACD4 gene encoding very-long-chain (3R)-3-hydroxyacyl-CoA dehydratase 4 isoform X7, with translation MNTYLFVYDLMQFCGHSWIFTNMIIRFMTFGKDSLADTFYSIGLVMRLCQLLSILEILHILTGIDKSRLFPRFLQITERIIVLFVVINSQEEVQGKYIVCVLFFLWNILDVVRYTYDMLARMGIYYLPLTWLNFSLCIPLYPLSVLAKAFAICVSLPYFESFGTYSIKLPFPFTFSIYFPYVLKMYLLVLFVGMCFIIQNLFSERKVHLGTGNIKKKRN
- the HACD4 gene encoding very-long-chain (3R)-3-hydroxyacyl-CoA dehydratase 4 isoform X5, with the translated sequence MKTHFDIRAVPSHSGEHHQMRQLYCSQHWGWDQFSSFTMNTYLFVYDLMQFCGHSWIFTNMIIRFMTFGKDSLADTFYSIGLVMRLCQLLSILEILHILTGIDKSRLFPRFLQITERIIVLFVVINSQEEVQGKYIVCVLFFLWNILDVVRYTYDMLARMGIYYLPLTWLNFSLCIPLYPLSVLAKAGKYPHRRHTDSPIPE
- the HACD4 gene encoding very-long-chain (3R)-3-hydroxyacyl-CoA dehydratase 4 isoform X3; amino-acid sequence: MKTHFDIRAVPSHSGEHHQMRQLYCSQHWGWDQFSSFTMNTYLFVYDLMQFCGHSWIFTNMIIRFMTFGKGLVMRLCQLLSILEILHILTGIDKSRLFPRFLQITERIIVLFVVINSQEEVQGKYIVCVLFFLWNILDVVRYTYDMLARMGIYYLPLTWLNFSLCIPLYPLSVLAKAFAICVSLPYFESFGTYSIKLPFPFTFSIYFPYVLKMYLLVLFVGMCFIIQNLFSERKVHLGTGNIKKKRN